Proteins from a single region of Syntrophales bacterium:
- a CDS encoding branched-chain amino acid ABC transporter permease LivH (LivHMGF is the membrane component of the LIV-I/LS branched-chain amino acid transporter): MDYFLELFIGGLTRGSIYALIALGYTMVYGIIELINFAHGEIYMIGAFTALITATVLTMSGMSGISVLILAFLVAVLYSACHGFTVEKIAYKPLRGASRLSPLISAIGMSIFLQNYVMLAQTSDFLPFPNLLPEVPFMESFGHVMGSTEFVIVATTTVVMILLTVLIKFTRIGKAMRATAQDRNMAMLVGVNVNRVISMTFIIGSSLAAIGGILIASHIGRINFYIGFIAGIKAFTAAVLGGIGSIPGAVLGSLVLGWTESFATGYVSSDYEDVFAFALLVLILIFRPSGLLGRSTTQKV, encoded by the coding sequence ATGGATTATTTTCTGGAACTGTTTATAGGAGGATTGACCCGGGGAAGCATTTACGCGCTGATCGCCCTGGGCTATACGATGGTCTACGGCATCATCGAGCTGATCAACTTCGCCCACGGCGAGATCTACATGATCGGGGCGTTCACGGCCCTCATCACGGCCACCGTCCTGACCATGAGCGGCATGAGCGGAATCTCCGTGCTGATCCTGGCGTTTCTCGTGGCGGTCCTGTATTCGGCCTGCCACGGCTTCACGGTGGAAAAGATCGCCTACAAGCCCCTTCGCGGCGCCTCCCGTCTCTCACCCCTGATCAGCGCCATCGGGATGTCCATCTTTCTCCAGAATTACGTCATGCTGGCCCAGACCTCCGACTTCCTCCCCTTCCCGAACCTGCTGCCGGAAGTGCCGTTCATGGAATCGTTCGGTCACGTCATGGGCTCGACGGAGTTCGTCATTGTCGCCACCACGACGGTCGTCATGATCCTGCTGACCGTTCTCATCAAGTTCACGAGGATCGGCAAGGCCATGCGGGCCACCGCCCAGGACCGGAACATGGCGATGCTCGTGGGGGTGAACGTGAACCGCGTCATCTCGATGACCTTCATCATCGGCTCCTCCCTGGCCGCCATCGGCGGCATCCTCATCGCGTCCCACATCGGCCGGATCAACTTCTACATCGGCTTCATCGCCGGCATCAAAGCCTTCACCGCCGCGGTCCTCGGCGGGATCGGCAGCATCCCCGGCGCGGTTCTCGGCTCCCTTGTCCTGGGATGGACCGAAAGCTTCGCCACGGGATACGTCTCCAGCGACTACGAAGACGTCTTTGCCTTTGCGCTCCTGGTCCTGATCCTCATCTTCCGCCCCTCGGGCCTGCTGGGCCGGTCCACGACGCAGAAGGTATAG